A genome region from Dendrosporobacter quercicolus includes the following:
- a CDS encoding aspartyl-phosphate phosphatase Spo0E family protein, which produces MCTDIWKEVEKLQLELHDVVSKKGIGSPEAIRVSQDFREKMDEYRRCSTQR; this is translated from the coding sequence ATGTGTACAGATATATGGAAGGAAGTTGAAAAACTGCAGCTGGAACTGCATGATGTTGTGAGTAAAAAGGGAATCGGCTCTCCTGAAGCAATCCGGGTCAGCCAGGATTTCCGGGAAAAGATGGATGAGTATAGAAGATGCAGTACGCAGCGTTAG